One genomic segment of Nothobranchius furzeri strain GRZ-AD chromosome 10, NfurGRZ-RIMD1, whole genome shotgun sequence includes these proteins:
- the layna gene encoding layilin isoform X2 yields MDLVIIHCFFQFLCFHLSAAASLITADLFEARGQRVCKAGKGRPCYKLAYFSELRWKLNFAEAELACRRDGGRLLSIESESEQKVIEQLITELRPSDGDFWLGLRRNHGDEDSSSDCSFQYYWLDGSTSTFRNWHLDEPSCGYEVCVVMYHQPSAPPGQGGLYMFQWNDDNCETKNNFICKYTTETLLDPTLSPNSTQTDAFFPSVQPWGPSDHNRSTVVNLVYVIIPTIPLILLLLTAMGVCCFKLLLRRKRKQHKSEVCQTEPGIGPSPTTPDVYNVIRSQKDDDLVSARPHTKNTSFLCSSPDTPTGDYDNLGGRDTESGFVTLASTESDFLNFDLGELSFGRRGTHDFYDGSLGCPGKRALNDNSLGRPGKRESNDGSLGRPGTRELNDSSLCRPGTRESNDGSLGRPGTRESNYGSLCRPGKRELNDSSLGRSGNREFYDRSMGCRTTKSEHYSSSLYTDHGLYDSSFRPGSDLYDGKLKPGGQTGMVDLYQTYVTSGKHKTFHTTLGTQRKSFHTNLDCYKNGLNLDSGRRYFNEQDWINRESY; encoded by the exons ATGGACCTGGTcataattcattgtttttttcagtttttgtgttttcatctgtCTGCAGCTGCAAGCCTCATTACAG CAGACTTATTTGAAGCTAGAG GCCAACGGGTGTGCAAGGCAGGAAAAGGCAGGCCGTGTTACAAGCTGGCCTATTTCTCGGAGCTCCGTTGGAAACTGAACTTTgcggaggcggagctggcctgcaGGCGAGACGGGGGGCGGCTGCTGAGCATCGAGTCTGAGTCTGAGCAGAAGGTCATAGAGCAGCTCATCACAGAGCTCCGCCCATCAGATGGAGACTTCTGGTTAGGACTCCGACGTAACCATGGAGACGAGGACAGCAGCTCTGACTGTTCCTTTCAGTACTACTGGCTGGATGGCAGCACGTCTACATTCAG GAACTGGCACCTGGATGAGCCGTCGTGTGGCTATGAAGTATGTGTGGTTATGTACCACCAACCGTCTGCTCCCCCAGGACAAGGAGGACTCTACATGTTTCAGTGGAACGACGACAACTGTGAAACCAAGAACAACTTTATCTGCAAATACACTACAG AGACACTACTGGACCCCACTCTGTCTCCAAACTCCACTCAAACAG ACGCCTTCTTCCCATCTGTGCAGCCATGGGGTCCAAGTGATCACAACAGAAGCACAG TGGTAAATTTAGTTTATGTGATCATTCCCACAATCCcactcatcctgctgctgctgacagCGATGGGAGTTTGCTGCTTCAAGCTGCTACTCAGGCG aaaGAGGAAACAACACAAATCAGAAGTATGTCAGACAGAACCTGGAATTGGCCCCAGTCCAACTACACCAGACGTCTACAATGTCATTCGCTCTCAGAAGGATGACGACCTGGTCTCAGCTCGGCCTCACACCAAAAACACCTCCTTTTTATGCTCTTCCCCCGACACGCCAACAGGTGACTATGACAACCTGGGAGGTCGGGACACAGAGAGTGGCTTTGTGACGCTGGCGAGCACAGAGAGTGACTTCCTAAACTTTGATCTTGGCGAGCTTAGCTTCGGGCGTCGTGGGACCCATGACTTCTATGACGGCAGCTTGGGTTGTCCAGGAAAGAGAGCGCTGAACGATAACAGTCTCGGTCGTCCAGGAAAGCGAGAGTCGAATGACGGCAGTCTTGGTCGTCCAGGAACGCGAGAGCTGAACGACAGCAGTCTCTGTCGTCCAGGAACGCGAGAGTCAAATGACGGTAGTCTTGGTCGTCCAGGAACGCGAGAGTCGAATTACGGCAGTCTCTGTCGCCCAGGAAAGCGAGAGCTGAATGACAGCAGTCTCGGTCGCAGTGGAAACAGAGAGTTTTATGACAGAAGCATGGGCTGTCGCACCACTAAGAGTGAGCACTACAGCAGCAGCTTGTACACAGACCACGGTCTATACGACAGCAGCTTCCGACCAGGAAGTGACCTGTATGATGGCAAGCTAAAACCTGGAGGTCAAACAGGAATGGTTGACCTCTACCAGACTTACGTCACCAGCGGGAAGCACAAGACATTTCACACTACCCTGGGAACACAGCGAAAATCCTTCCACACAAATCTGGACTGCTACAAAAATGGGCTGAACCTGGATTCTGGAAGGAGGTATTTTAACGAGCAGGACTGGATAAACAGAGAAAGTTACTGA
- the layna gene encoding layilin isoform X1: MYNLRVCVCVCACVCACVRACVCVCVCVCVCVCVCVCVCVCVCVCVCVCVCVISGQRVCKAGKGRPCYKLAYFSELRWKLNFAEAELACRRDGGRLLSIESESEQKVIEQLITELRPSDGDFWLGLRRNHGDEDSSSDCSFQYYWLDGSTSTFRNWHLDEPSCGYEVCVVMYHQPSAPPGQGGLYMFQWNDDNCETKNNFICKYTTETLLDPTLSPNSTQTDAFFPSVQPWGPSDHNRSTVVNLVYVIIPTIPLILLLLTAMGVCCFKLLLRRKRKQHKSEVCQTEPGIGPSPTTPDVYNVIRSQKDDDLVSARPHTKNTSFLCSSPDTPTGDYDNLGGRDTESGFVTLASTESDFLNFDLGELSFGRRGTHDFYDGSLGCPGKRALNDNSLGRPGKRESNDGSLGRPGTRELNDSSLCRPGTRESNDGSLGRPGTRESNYGSLCRPGKRELNDSSLGRSGNREFYDRSMGCRTTKSEHYSSSLYTDHGLYDSSFRPGSDLYDGKLKPGGQTGMVDLYQTYVTSGKHKTFHTTLGTQRKSFHTNLDCYKNGLNLDSGRRYFNEQDWINRESY, translated from the exons ATGTACaatcttcgtgtgtgtgtgtgtgtgtgtgcgtgcgtgtgtgcgtgcgtgcgtgcgtgtgtgtgtgtgtgtgtgtgtgtgtgtgtgtgtgtgtgtgtgtgtgtgtgtgtgtgtgtgtgtgtgtgtgtgtgtgtgtgtgtgtgtgtgtgtgtgatttcagGCCAACGGGTGTGCAAGGCAGGAAAAGGCAGGCCGTGTTACAAGCTGGCCTATTTCTCGGAGCTCCGTTGGAAACTGAACTTTgcggaggcggagctggcctgcaGGCGAGACGGGGGGCGGCTGCTGAGCATCGAGTCTGAGTCTGAGCAGAAGGTCATAGAGCAGCTCATCACAGAGCTCCGCCCATCAGATGGAGACTTCTGGTTAGGACTCCGACGTAACCATGGAGACGAGGACAGCAGCTCTGACTGTTCCTTTCAGTACTACTGGCTGGATGGCAGCACGTCTACATTCAG GAACTGGCACCTGGATGAGCCGTCGTGTGGCTATGAAGTATGTGTGGTTATGTACCACCAACCGTCTGCTCCCCCAGGACAAGGAGGACTCTACATGTTTCAGTGGAACGACGACAACTGTGAAACCAAGAACAACTTTATCTGCAAATACACTACAG AGACACTACTGGACCCCACTCTGTCTCCAAACTCCACTCAAACAG ACGCCTTCTTCCCATCTGTGCAGCCATGGGGTCCAAGTGATCACAACAGAAGCACAG TGGTAAATTTAGTTTATGTGATCATTCCCACAATCCcactcatcctgctgctgctgacagCGATGGGAGTTTGCTGCTTCAAGCTGCTACTCAGGCG aaaGAGGAAACAACACAAATCAGAAGTATGTCAGACAGAACCTGGAATTGGCCCCAGTCCAACTACACCAGACGTCTACAATGTCATTCGCTCTCAGAAGGATGACGACCTGGTCTCAGCTCGGCCTCACACCAAAAACACCTCCTTTTTATGCTCTTCCCCCGACACGCCAACAGGTGACTATGACAACCTGGGAGGTCGGGACACAGAGAGTGGCTTTGTGACGCTGGCGAGCACAGAGAGTGACTTCCTAAACTTTGATCTTGGCGAGCTTAGCTTCGGGCGTCGTGGGACCCATGACTTCTATGACGGCAGCTTGGGTTGTCCAGGAAAGAGAGCGCTGAACGATAACAGTCTCGGTCGTCCAGGAAAGCGAGAGTCGAATGACGGCAGTCTTGGTCGTCCAGGAACGCGAGAGCTGAACGACAGCAGTCTCTGTCGTCCAGGAACGCGAGAGTCAAATGACGGTAGTCTTGGTCGTCCAGGAACGCGAGAGTCGAATTACGGCAGTCTCTGTCGCCCAGGAAAGCGAGAGCTGAATGACAGCAGTCTCGGTCGCAGTGGAAACAGAGAGTTTTATGACAGAAGCATGGGCTGTCGCACCACTAAGAGTGAGCACTACAGCAGCAGCTTGTACACAGACCACGGTCTATACGACAGCAGCTTCCGACCAGGAAGTGACCTGTATGATGGCAAGCTAAAACCTGGAGGTCAAACAGGAATGGTTGACCTCTACCAGACTTACGTCACCAGCGGGAAGCACAAGACATTTCACACTACCCTGGGAACACAGCGAAAATCCTTCCACACAAATCTGGACTGCTACAAAAATGGGCTGAACCTGGATTCTGGAAGGAGGTATTTTAACGAGCAGGACTGGATAAACAGAGAAAGTTACTGA
- the alg9 gene encoding alpha-1,2-mannosyltransferase ALG9 isoform X2: MKRSTTGSLCTIYCTAQECKPGNTLPCTPSGPMLTYGYMRYLLVYMPMFYRLTRAVCKKFGLHVGRLMLAFLVLSTGMFCSSAAFLPSSFCMYTTLVAMTGWFQDSTALAVMGVAAGAIVGWPFSVLIGIPIAFDLLVIKREWKSFTIWSAVALLLLLVPLVTVDSLFYGKLVIAPLNILLYNVFTPHGPDLYGTEPWHFYFTNGVLNFNLVFVLALLSLPLTALMETLLHRFNVQNLGRPYWLTLSPMYLWMLVFFTRPHKEERFLFPIYPLICLSGAVALSSLQKCYHFLFQRYRLEHYTISSNWLALSAVVVFAVLSLSRSVALFRGYHAPLDLYPEFHRITKDPALHSVPDERPVSVCVGKEWFRFPSSFLLPHNWQLHFIQSEFKGQLPQPYAPGPLATQIIPANMNDQNLEEPSRYVDVKQCHYLVDLETDEETPLEPRYSSNKEEWSVIAFKPFLQASRSSPVFRAFYIPFFSDHHTTYRRYVILKPRRQKQPRKRANG, encoded by the exons ATGCACTATTTATTGTACGGCACAGGAATGCAAACCTGGGAATACTCTCCCCTGTACGCCATCAGGTCCTATGCTTACTTATGGTTACATGCGCTACCTGCTTGTTTACATGCCCATGTTCTACAGACTAACAAG GGCTGTTTGTAAGAAGTTTGGTTTGCACGTGGGCCGTCTGATGTTGGCGTTCCTTGTTCTGAGCACGGGAATGTTCTGCTCATCCGCAG CTTTCCTGCCTTCCTCCTTCTGCATGTACACAACTCTGGTAGCCATGACGGGATGGTTTCAGGACTCAACGGCGTTGGCAGTTATGGGTGTAGCCGCCGGTGCCATTGTTGGATGGCCTTTTTCCGTTCTAATTGG GATTCCAATTGCGTTTGACCTGCTGGTGATTAAGAGGGAGTGGAAAAGTTTCACCATCTGGTCGGCTGttgctcttcttcttctgctg GTCCCCTTGGTGACAGTAGACTCTCTGTTCTATGGCAAACTAGTGATCGCTCCACTCAACATCCTCCTGTACAACGTGTTCACCCCACATGGACCTGATCTGTATG GTACGGAGCCATGGCATTTCTACTTCACGAACGGCGTCCTGAACTTTAATCTGGTATTTGTTCTGGCACTGCTTTCCCTGCCGCTCACTGCTCTCATGGAAACGCTGTTGCACAGGTTCAATG tgcAGAACCTGGGCCGCCCATACTGGCTGACTCTGTCTCCCATGTATCTGTGGATGCTGGTCTTCTTCACTAGGCCTCACAAAGAAGAGCGTTTCCTCTTTCCCATCTACCCGCTCATCTGCCTCAGCGGGGCAGTAGCTCTCTCTTCTCTGCAG aAATGCTACCATTTCCTGTTCCAACGGTACAGACTGGAGCACTACACCATCTCCTCCAACTGGCTGGCCTTAAGTGCAGTTGTTGTCTTTGCCGTGTTGTCGTTGTCTCGCTCGGTTGCCCTCTTCAGAG GCTACCATGCTCCTTTGGACCTGTACCCAGAGTTCCACCGCATCACCAAGGATCCGGCGCTACACTCGGTGCCTGATGAGAGACCCgtcagtgtgtgtgttggtaAAGAGTGGTTCCGCTTCCCGAGCAGCTTCCTCCTGCCACACAA CTGGCAGCTGCACTTCATCCAGTCTGAATTTAAGGGGCAGCTTCCTCAGCCGTACGCCCCGGGGCCTCTGGCCACACAGATCATTCCGGCTAACATGAATGACCAGAACCTGGAGGAGCCGTCCAGATAC GTCGATGTAAAACAGTGCCACTACCTGGTGGATCTAGAGACGGATGAGGAGACGCCACTCGAGCCACGGTACTCATCAAACAAGGAGGAGTGGAGCGTCATTGCCTTTAAGCCTTTCCTTCAAGCATCAAG GTCTTCTCCTGTCTTCAGAGCCTTCTACATCCCATTTTTCTCCgaccatcacaccacctacaggcGCTACGTCATCCTAAAACCCCGACGGCAAAAGCAGCCTCGTAAGCGAGCCAACGGCTGA